From a single Sporolituus thermophilus DSM 23256 genomic region:
- a CDS encoding Glu/Leu/Phe/Val family dehydrogenase: MQNIFEMAKKNLEKAAKVMQLDPKAAKILEQPERTLEVSIPVKMDDGRIEVFTGYRSQHNTALGPAKGGIRFHQDVTMDEVKTLAFWMTFKCAVIGLPYGGGKGGVVVDPRKLSRSELERLSRGYIERIAPIIGEYDDIPAPDVNTDSRIMGWMVDEYSRLRGQNVPGVITGKPKTIGGSAGRGSATGRGVMFCVREAFKALGIDKAQATVAVQGFGNVGGFSAKLIHDLGAKVVAVSDVNGGIYNEEGLNPYDVEKYVKETGSVVGYPGAKAIGNKELLELPVTVLVPAALEGQITGENADRIKAKIIAEGANGPTTPEADEILSAKGVMVIPDILANAGGVTVSYFEWVQNLYRYYWSEREVHAREEELMVKAFNEVYNASQKYQVNMRVAAYIVALERLSEAMKLRGWI, from the coding sequence ATGCAAAATATTTTTGAGATGGCCAAGAAGAACCTCGAAAAAGCGGCGAAGGTCATGCAGCTCGATCCCAAGGCGGCCAAGATTCTTGAGCAACCAGAGCGGACGCTGGAGGTAAGCATACCCGTGAAGATGGACGATGGGCGGATTGAGGTATTTACCGGCTACCGCTCGCAGCACAACACCGCGCTCGGACCGGCTAAAGGCGGCATCCGTTTTCACCAGGATGTGACCATGGACGAGGTCAAGACGCTTGCTTTCTGGATGACTTTTAAATGCGCCGTTATTGGACTACCTTATGGCGGCGGCAAGGGCGGGGTTGTCGTTGACCCGCGCAAGCTGTCCCGCAGCGAACTGGAGCGGCTGTCCCGGGGTTATATTGAGCGGATTGCTCCGATCATTGGCGAATATGACGATATTCCAGCACCGGATGTAAATACCGATTCGCGCATTATGGGCTGGATGGTAGACGAATACAGCCGTTTGCGCGGCCAGAACGTTCCCGGGGTTATTACCGGCAAGCCCAAAACCATCGGCGGTTCGGCGGGCCGTGGCTCGGCTACCGGCCGGGGCGTGATGTTCTGCGTGCGGGAAGCTTTTAAAGCGCTAGGCATCGACAAGGCCCAGGCTACCGTAGCCGTACAGGGCTTTGGCAATGTCGGCGGTTTTTCGGCCAAGCTCATTCATGACCTGGGAGCCAAGGTTGTGGCCGTCAGCGACGTCAATGGCGGCATCTATAATGAAGAAGGCCTCAATCCGTATGATGTGGAGAAATATGTCAAGGAGACGGGCTCGGTGGTCGGCTATCCTGGCGCCAAGGCTATCGGCAACAAGGAATTGCTTGAACTGCCTGTGACCGTGCTGGTGCCGGCGGCGCTCGAAGGCCAGATTACCGGCGAAAATGCCGACCGCATTAAGGCCAAAATAATTGCCGAAGGGGCTAATGGTCCGACAACGCCGGAAGCCGATGAAATCCTGAGCGCTAAGGGCGTCATGGTCATTCCCGACATTCTCGCCAATGCCGGCGGGGTAACGGTCAGCTATTTCGAATGGGTGCAGAACCTGTATCGGTACTACTGGAGCGAACGGGAAGTCCACGCCCGTGAAGAAGAACTGATGGTGAAAGCCTTCAATGAAGTTTATAACGCTTCGCAGAAATACCAAGTGAACATGCGCGTGGCCGCCTATATCGTCGCTCTCGAACGCCTGTCCGAGGCGATGAAACTGCGCGGTTGGATTTAA
- a CDS encoding FAD:protein FMN transferase, producing the protein MPNYRRFATLLLALPLVLITAGCGLSTYVSPKPYQETQFLMDTIIEITAYGPGSEQAVKAAFGEFKRIHDLTNQFDPNSQLAKINAQAGKSKVRVDPELVYLLNRAKALSAKVDGAFDFSIGPLTELWGIGRKGDFVPAQAEINALLPLVNYRMVEVDEVHNTVYLPKVGMRLDLGGIAKGYATDKAVEKLKAMGVKSALVNAGGNVRVIGVKPDGSPWRIGIQHPRRSEGIIAKLALTDWDTLETSGDYQRFIEKDGVRYAHILDPRTGRQPQEVASVTVALNNSTDGDVLSTALFVLGVERGMQLLQKFPGVEAVFVTQDGRVVTTPGLAGKIEITGK; encoded by the coding sequence ATGCCCAATTATCGTCGGTTTGCCACGTTGCTGTTGGCCTTGCCGCTTGTCCTGATAACGGCCGGTTGCGGCTTATCCACCTATGTTTCGCCTAAGCCGTACCAAGAAACGCAGTTTTTAATGGACACGATCATTGAAATTACCGCCTACGGGCCGGGGAGCGAGCAGGCTGTCAAAGCGGCGTTCGGCGAATTTAAGCGCATTCATGACCTTACTAACCAGTTTGATCCCAATAGCCAGCTGGCCAAAATTAATGCCCAGGCCGGCAAAAGCAAAGTGAGGGTAGACCCGGAGCTTGTCTACTTGTTAAACCGGGCTAAAGCGCTTTCCGCCAAGGTGGACGGGGCCTTTGATTTTAGTATCGGGCCGTTAACCGAGCTATGGGGCATTGGCCGCAAGGGTGATTTTGTCCCCGCCCAAGCGGAAATAAACGCCCTTTTGCCGCTGGTGAACTACCGGATGGTAGAGGTTGATGAGGTGCATAATACAGTATATTTGCCTAAAGTGGGGATGCGCCTGGACCTCGGCGGCATCGCCAAAGGGTATGCCACCGATAAGGCGGTGGAAAAGCTAAAAGCCATGGGGGTTAAGTCGGCTCTGGTCAACGCCGGCGGCAATGTACGGGTCATCGGCGTTAAACCGGACGGCAGTCCGTGGCGGATTGGCATCCAGCATCCGCGGCGGAGTGAGGGCATCATCGCCAAGCTGGCCTTGACCGACTGGGACACACTGGAAACATCGGGCGACTATCAGCGTTTCATTGAGAAGGACGGAGTCCGCTACGCCCATATCCTTGATCCGCGGACAGGCCGCCAGCCCCAGGAGGTAGCCAGCGTTACCGTTGCCCTAAACAATTCGACCGACGGCGATGTTTTAAGCACCGCCCTCTTTGTTCTGGGCGTTGAGCGGGGAATGCAGCTTTTGCAAAAATTCCCCGGCGTCGAGGCGGTATTTGTTACCCAGGACGGCCGGGTAGTAACGACGCCGGGCCTCGCCGGCAAAATCGAAATTACTGGAAAATAG
- a CDS encoding NUDIX hydrolase: MQGRDFCDRLQKRLAARRGDIGNKSDFFRSAVLLPLVDTADGLAVLFEVRSGNLAWQPGEICFPGGRIEVSDQSALAAAVRETVEELGLAPAQIRPLGPLDLVIGQIGVLLYPFVGYLAADVAALKPNREEVAEVFTVPLAWLLAAQPQVGHMEMATRPLSDFPIQLLPEYSPDWKPRITYPVWFYQYGSRVICGLTARVLKGFLDLCREMDQPSV, encoded by the coding sequence ATGCAGGGCAGGGATTTTTGCGACCGGCTGCAAAAGCGGCTGGCCGCCCGACGTGGTGATATTGGCAATAAAAGCGACTTTTTCCGCTCTGCTGTTTTACTGCCCTTAGTGGATACCGCCGATGGTCTGGCAGTGCTGTTTGAAGTGCGCTCCGGCAATTTGGCCTGGCAGCCCGGTGAAATCTGTTTCCCCGGCGGCAGGATCGAAGTAAGCGACCAGAGCGCACTGGCGGCGGCGGTAAGGGAAACGGTTGAAGAACTTGGTCTCGCCCCGGCGCAGATCCGCCCGCTGGGGCCGCTGGATTTGGTAATCGGCCAGATTGGGGTATTATTATATCCTTTTGTCGGCTATCTGGCGGCCGATGTGGCGGCCCTCAAACCGAACAGGGAGGAAGTGGCCGAGGTTTTTACCGTGCCGCTGGCCTGGCTTTTGGCTGCCCAGCCGCAGGTCGGACATATGGAAATGGCCACCCGGCCGCTATCCGACTTTCCCATCCAGCTCCTGCCTGAATACTCACCGGACTGGAAGCCGCGTATCACATATCCTGTCTGGTTTTATCAGTATGGATCACGTGTTATTTGTGGCCTGACGGCGCGGGTACTGAAAGGGTTTCTTGACTTATGCCGGGAAATGGACCAGCCCTCCGTTTAG
- a CDS encoding ABC transporter ATP-binding protein: MSRLDVINLTKSYDQTRNAVANLSFSLQSGEIATLLGPSGCGKTTTLRLIAGFERPDSGRIIINSTTVADETTCLPPEKRGIGMVFQDYALFPHMTVAENIAFPLKKLKVPNIPERVHNMLALVGLAGFQERFPHQLSGGQQQRVALARALSPSPGLILLDEPFSNLDAGLRVQMRQEIRRIIKMTGTTAIFVSHDQGDALALSDRIIVMRDGILQQDGAPREVYECPANRFVAEFVGKANIVTGTVAVPDCLVKTFLGPVPCRDTKGLPPGRTIYLAIRPDSFELDPHGSIGGKLISASYTGTAIEGTIQACAENGSEQTLKVRIPPQQDVTEGMDLRFRVRPDFICALAEAAPA, from the coding sequence ATGTCCCGGCTGGATGTGATAAATCTGACCAAATCATATGACCAGACCCGCAATGCAGTCGCCAACCTTTCTTTTAGCTTACAGAGCGGGGAAATAGCAACCCTGCTGGGACCGAGCGGCTGCGGCAAAACGACGACTTTACGGCTTATCGCCGGTTTTGAACGGCCTGACAGCGGCCGGATCATAATTAACAGTACTACCGTCGCCGACGAAACAACCTGCCTTCCGCCGGAAAAGCGGGGCATCGGCATGGTCTTTCAGGACTATGCCCTATTTCCCCATATGACAGTGGCGGAAAACATTGCCTTTCCGCTAAAAAAGCTTAAAGTTCCCAATATCCCGGAGCGGGTGCACAATATGCTGGCGTTGGTCGGTTTAGCCGGATTTCAGGAGCGGTTTCCCCATCAGCTTTCCGGCGGTCAGCAGCAGCGGGTTGCTCTAGCCCGGGCCTTAAGTCCGAGTCCCGGATTAATCCTGCTTGATGAGCCGTTCAGCAACCTGGACGCCGGCCTGCGCGTCCAAATGCGCCAGGAAATCAGGCGGATCATCAAGATGACTGGCACGACAGCGATTTTTGTCAGCCACGATCAAGGCGACGCCCTTGCCCTGTCCGACCGGATTATCGTCATGCGCGACGGAATTCTCCAGCAGGACGGTGCGCCAAGGGAAGTATATGAATGCCCGGCCAACAGGTTTGTCGCGGAATTTGTAGGCAAGGCCAACATAGTTACCGGAACTGTCGCGGTGCCGGATTGTTTGGTAAAAACTTTTCTTGGCCCTGTTCCTTGCCGCGATACCAAGGGGCTGCCGCCAGGCAGGACAATCTATCTTGCCATTCGCCCTGACAGTTTTGAACTTGACCCCCACGGTTCCATCGGTGGGAAACTAATCTCCGCAAGCTATACGGGAACAGCCATTGAAGGGACAATACAGGCTTGCGCTGAAAATGGCAGCGAACAAACGCTCAAAGTACGCATCCCCCCTCAGCAAGACGTCACAGAAGGAATGGATTTACGGTTCCGTGTCCGGCCGGATTTCATCTGTGCGCTTGCGGAAGCTGCGCCAGCCTAA